The following are encoded together in the Pedobacter sp. D749 genome:
- the rlmN gene encoding 23S rRNA (adenine(2503)-C(2))-methyltransferase RlmN: MVTAKKTDIRALDLPQLQQHLVAMQQPAFRAKQIYQWLWEKSATSFEQMSNLSKDLRQALDDSFAINAVQVNNSQFSNDHTIKNTFRLADGNIVEGVLIPLEDRMTACVSSQVGCSLTCKFCATGYMDRKRNLNADEIYDQVVLIDKQAKQNYNNPLTNIVYMGMGEPLLNYANVLKSIERITAPDGLNMSYKRITVSTAGIAKMIKKLGDDGAKFNLALSLHAADDKKRNEIMPINEANSLKALADALKYYFAKTKNPVTYEYIVFNHFNDEISDAMDLAKFCKHIPCKVNLIEYNPISFADFTNAEGDKIDAFSNYLKSQGINTNIRRSRGKDIDAACGQLAVKEEANA, translated from the coding sequence ATGGTAACAGCAAAAAAAACCGATATCCGTGCATTAGATCTACCTCAATTGCAACAACATCTTGTAGCAATGCAACAGCCTGCATTCAGGGCCAAGCAGATATATCAATGGCTTTGGGAAAAATCGGCTACAAGTTTCGAGCAAATGAGTAATCTTTCTAAAGATCTTCGTCAGGCTTTGGACGATTCTTTTGCCATTAATGCTGTTCAGGTTAACAACTCTCAGTTCAGTAACGACCATACCATTAAAAATACGTTCAGGTTAGCAGATGGTAATATTGTAGAGGGCGTTTTAATTCCCCTGGAAGATCGCATGACTGCTTGTGTGAGCTCTCAGGTGGGCTGCAGTTTAACCTGTAAGTTCTGTGCAACCGGCTATATGGACCGTAAGCGTAATTTAAATGCTGATGAGATTTATGACCAGGTAGTATTGATTGATAAACAAGCCAAGCAGAATTATAACAATCCCCTTACCAATATTGTGTATATGGGCATGGGAGAGCCGCTATTAAATTATGCAAATGTATTGAAGTCTATTGAGCGTATTACTGCTCCTGATGGCTTAAACATGAGCTATAAGCGCATTACGGTTTCTACTGCCGGTATTGCTAAAATGATCAAGAAACTCGGTGATGATGGTGCAAAATTTAATCTTGCATTATCCCTACATGCAGCTGATGATAAAAAGCGTAATGAGATTATGCCCATTAATGAAGCCAACTCATTAAAAGCATTGGCAGATGCGCTTAAATACTATTTCGCTAAAACGAAAAATCCGGTAACTTACGAATACATTGTTTTTAATCACTTTAACGATGAAATCTCTGATGCAATGGATTTAGCTAAATTCTGTAAACATATTCCCTGCAAGGTAAATCTGATCGAATACAACCCCATTTCTTTCGCCGATTTCACCAATGCAGAAGGCGACAAGATCGATGCTTTTTCTAATTACTTAAAAAGCCAAGGGATTAATACCAATATCCGCCGTAGCCGTGGTAAAGATATTGATGCCGCTTGTGGGCAATTGGCCGTTAAGGAAGAAGCGAACGCTTAA
- the rluF gene encoding 23S rRNA pseudouridine(2604) synthase RluF, translated as MNNNSATRLNKFISESGLCSRREADRYIEKGTVFINGKRAKVGDQVFVGDKVMVNGHNIEPKEESNFILLAFNKPVGITSTTEGSVRDNIVDYVNHSERIFPIGRLDKDSSGLIFLTNNGDIVNKILRAGNKHEKEYLVTVNKPVTEDFIFEMSNGVPILGVNTRKCKVRQISTFVFNIILIQGLNRQIRRMCEHFGYEVTKLERTRIMNISLKGIPTGEFRELTEEEMKAITKSVEHSSSEAKPKTKSASKKKTNAWEEIHELREEQPQKAFKPKSSGQKSSGKKPTGHSGSKPTGKSNSTNRNSRPAKGKPASKPNSRGRGR; from the coding sequence ATGAACAATAACTCTGCAACCCGTTTAAATAAATTCATCAGTGAAAGTGGATTATGTTCACGCCGTGAAGCAGACCGTTATATCGAAAAGGGTACAGTTTTCATCAATGGAAAAAGGGCTAAAGTTGGCGACCAGGTTTTTGTAGGCGATAAAGTGATGGTAAACGGCCATAATATCGAACCAAAAGAAGAAAGTAATTTCATCCTATTGGCCTTTAACAAGCCTGTAGGGATTACCAGTACTACAGAAGGCAGCGTACGTGATAATATTGTTGATTATGTGAACCACAGTGAAAGGATCTTTCCAATTGGCCGGTTGGATAAAGACTCCTCAGGTCTGATTTTCCTCACTAACAATGGAGATATTGTTAACAAAATTTTAAGGGCAGGGAATAAACACGAAAAAGAATACTTGGTTACCGTTAATAAACCAGTTACCGAAGATTTTATTTTCGAAATGAGTAACGGTGTTCCAATTTTAGGTGTAAATACCCGTAAATGCAAAGTACGTCAGATCAGTACCTTTGTTTTCAATATCATATTAATTCAAGGTTTAAACAGGCAAATTAGAAGAATGTGTGAGCATTTTGGTTATGAAGTAACCAAACTTGAGCGAACACGCATCATGAATATTAGCCTTAAAGGTATCCCAACGGGAGAATTTAGGGAACTTACCGAAGAAGAGATGAAAGCGATTACCAAAAGTGTCGAACATTCGTCTTCTGAAGCTAAACCCAAAACAAAGAGCGCCAGCAAGAAAAAAACCAATGCCTGGGAGGAAATCCATGAACTTAGAGAAGAACAGCCCCAAAAAGCATTCAAACCGAAATCTTCAGGTCAAAAATCTTCAGGCAAAAAACCGACAGGTCACTCAGGATCAAAACCTACTGGCAAAAGTAATAGCACAAATAGAAATTCGAGACCAGCAAAAGGCAAGCCTGCAAGCAAGCCAAACTCAAGAGGCAGAGGAAGATAA